One window from the genome of Numida meleagris isolate 19003 breed g44 Domestic line chromosome 24, NumMel1.0, whole genome shotgun sequence encodes:
- the POGZ gene encoding pogo transposable element with ZNF domain isoform X5, with amino-acid sequence MQGFPVRNVRPVQNTMNQVGIVLNVQQGQTVRPITLVPAPGTQFVKPAVGVPQVFSQVAQVRPGTTMPVRPTTNTFTTVIPATLTIRSTVPQSQSQQQSKSTPSTSTTPTATQPTPLGQLTVQQPGQSSQATNPKLVSIASFVTVKRPGVTGENSNEVAKLVNTLSTVPSLGQSPGPLVVSNSSPVHSSQRSSVSESSSSSSSLKVSSSPIPTFDLQDGGRKVCPRCDAQFRVTEALRGHMCYCCPEMVEFLKKRKSLDSEPNIQSAKPPSPEKTTAVASPPSSTPIPALSPPAKAPEPNEGVVDSSQSKLIMLVDDFYYGRDGGKVSQLLNFPKVPTSFRCPHCTKRLKNNIRFMNHMKHHVELDQQNGEVDVHTICQHCYRQFSTPFQLQCHLENVHSPYESTTKCKICEWAFESEPMFLQHMKDTHKPGEMPYVCQVCQYRSSLYSEVDSHFRMIHEDTRHLLCPYCLKVFKNGNAFQQHFMRHQKKSVYHCNKCRLQFLFAKDKIEHKLQHHKTFRKPKQLEGLKPGTKVTIRASRGQPRTVPISSNDMGQGAGQDTAPLSSADPQPIFLYPPVQRSVQKRAVKKMSVLGRQTCLECSFEIPDFPNHFPTYVHCSLCRYSTCCSRAYANHMINNHVPRKSPKYLALFKNYTACGVKLCCSSCLFASSEGDVMAKHLVFNPSHEFSNIIFRGPTWISHSRHIQPQDRSMKNTCPAYSPSKAATVKTKSVLLAKDDLEPEVALAAHTRSLLCQEEECLNIDAQEDEQPMKEPEPASKKEQLSVKKLRVVLFALCCSTEQAAEHFRNPQRRIKRWLRRFQAFQEENLASLSEGKYLSLEAEEKLAEWVLTQREQQLPVNEETLFQKATKLGRSLEGGFKISYEWAVRFMLRHNLSMHTRRAVAHPLPKEVEDNAGCFIEFVQRQIHTQDLPLSMIAAIDEISLFLDVEVLSSDDKKENALQTVGTGEPWCDVVLTILADGSVLPTLVFYRGHVQQPANVPESIILEAKENGYSDDEVMELWASRVWQKHTECQNSKGMLVLDCHRTHLSEEVLSLLSASSTLPAVVPAGCSSKIQPLDVCIKRTVKNFLHKKWKEQAKEMADSTCDSDILLQLVLCWLAEVLEVISDSPELVQQSFLVASVLPGPDGTANSPTRNADMQEELIAALEEQLKLGEEQQPQEEAEGEDQPQNEECADPEILHQLFEGESETESFYGFEDAELDLMEI; translated from the exons ATGCAGGGATTTCCTGTGAGGAACGTGCGGCCTGTGCAAAACACGATGAATCAAGTGGGAATTGTCCTGAATGTACAGCAAGGTCAAACAGTCAGACCCATCACCCTTGTCCCAG CCCCAGGTACCCAGTTTGTCAAACCAGCAGTTGGCGTTCCTCAGGTGTTCTCCCAGGTGGCCCAGGTGAGACCAGGTACGACCATGCCGGTCCGACCCACCACCAACACTTTCACTACGGTCATTCCGGCCACGCTCACCATCAGGAGCACAGTGCCGCAGTCCCAGTCACAACAGCAAAGTAAGTCCACTCCCAGCACCTCCACAACTCCTACTGCAACGCAGCCAACACCACTGGGACAGTTAACTGTGCAGCAGCCAGGGCAGTCCAGTCAAGCTACTAACCCCAAATTAG TGAGCATCGCAAGCTTTGTGACCGTAAAGAGACCCGGAGTGACTGGTGAGAACAGCAACGAGGTTGCCAAGCTGGTGAACACCCTGAGCACTGTTCCCTCATTGGGGCAGAGCCCCGGCCCACTGGTGGTGTCCAacagcagccctgtgcacaGCTCGCAGAGATCCAGCGTGTCCGAGTCATCGTCGTCATCGTCGTCGTTGAAAG TCAGTTCATCTCCAATTCCCACCTTTGATTTGCAAGATGGTGGCAGGAAGGTCTGCCCACGGTGCGATGCTCAGTTCCGAGTCACCGAAGCTTTAAGAGGACATATGTGT TACTGCTGCCCCGAAATGGTCGAATTcctcaagaaaagaaaatctctcgATTCTGAACCAAATATTCAATCTGCAAAGCCTCCATCTCCAGAAAAAACCACAGCTGTTGCTTCCCCGCCCTCTTCTACTCCTATCCCTGCACTGTCCCCACCTGCTAAAGCTCCAGAGCCAAATGAAGGCGTGGTTGACTCGTCCCAAAGTAAGCTCATCATGTTGGTGGATGACTTCTACTACGGCAGAGATGGTGGCAAAGTGAGCCAGCTGCTGAACTTCCCCAAGGTTCCGACTTCCTTCCGGTGTCCGCACTGCACCAAGAGGCTAAAGAACAACATACG ATTTATGAACCACATGAAGCACCACGTGGAACTGGACCAGCAGAACGGGGAGGTGGACGTGCACACCATCTGCCAGCACTGCTACAGGCAGTTCTCCACTCCGTTCCAGCTTCAGTGCCACTTAGAGAACGTCCACAGTCCCTATGAGTCAACAA caaaGTGCAAGATTTGTGAATGGGCATTTGAGAGTGAACCGATGTTCCTGCAGCACATGAAGGACACGCACAAGCCGGGGGAGATGCCCTACGTTTGCCAG GTGTGTCAGTACCGCTCATCGCTGTACTCAGAAGTGGACAGCCACTTCCGAATGATCCATGAGGACACGCGGCACCTGCTCTGTCCCTACTGCCTGAAGGTCTTCAAGAACGGCAATGCCTTCCAGCAGCACTTCATGAGGCACCAG AAGAAGAGTGTTTATCATTGCAACAAGTGCAGACTCCAATTCCTGTTTGCCAAGGATAAAATTGAACACAAGCTGCAGCATCACAAAACGTTCCGAAAGCCCAAGCAATTGGAGGGATTGAAGCCTGGAACCAAG GTGACAATCAGAGCATCCCGAGGACAGCCCCGGACAGTGCCGATCTCTTCGAACGACATGGGGCAGGGCGCTGGGCAGGACACTGCGCCGCTCTCCTCTGCTGACCCTCAGCCCATCTTCCTGTACCCCCCCGTCCAGAGGAGCGTCCAGAAAAGAGCCGTCAAAAAAAT GAGCGTCCTGGGCAGGCAAACCTGCCTGGAGTGCAGCTTTGAGATCCCCGACTTCCCGAACCACTTCCCCACCTACGTCCACTGCTCGCTGTGCCGCTACAGCACGTGCTGCTCCCGAGCCTACGCCAACCACATGATCAA CAACCACGTTCCCCGGAAGAGTCCCAAATACTTGGCTTTGTTCAAGAACTACACTGCCTG TGGtgtgaagctgtgctgctcctcctgcctcttTGCATCGTCGGAGGGTGATGTGATGGCCAAGCATTTGGTCTTCAACCCATCACACGAGTTCAGCAACATTATTTTCCGAG GGCCTACTTGGATATCACATTCCAG GCACATCCAGCCCCAGGACAGAAGCATGAAGAACACATGCCCTGCATATTCCCCCAGTAAAGCTGCTACCGTGAAAACTAAGTCTGTGTTACTCGCAAAGGACGACCTGGAGCCTGAAGTGGCACTGGCAGCCCACACCCGGTCCCTGCTTTGCCAGGAGGAAGAATGCTTAAATATCGATGCTCAGGAAGACGAGCAGCCCATGAAGGAGCCCGAGCCTGCAAGCAAAAAGGAGCAGCTGTCGGTGAAAAAGCTGCGGGTGGTACTGTTTGCGTTGTGCTGCAGCACGGAGCAGGCGGCCGAGCACTTCCGGAACCCGCAGCGCCGCATCAAGCGTTGGCTCCGGAGATTCCAGGCTTTCCAAGAGGAGAACTTGGCATCTCTGTCGGAGGGCAAATACCTGAGCTTGGAGGCCGAGGAGAAGCTGGCAGAGTGGGTGCTCACCCAgcgggagcagcagctgcccgtCAACGAGGAGACGCTCTTCCAGAAGGCCACCAAGCTGGGCCGCTCCCTGGAGGGCGGCTTCAAGATCTCCTACGAGTGGGCCGTGCGATTCATGCTGCGGCACAACCTCAGCATGCACACGCGGAGGGCGGTGGCCCACCCGCTCCCCAAGGAGGTGGAGGACAACGCCGGCTGCTTCATCGAGTTTGTGCAGCGGCAGATCCACACGCAGGACCTGCCCCTCTCCATGATCGCGGCCATCGACGAGATCTCCCTCTTCCTCGACGTGGAGGTGCTGAGCAGCGACGACAAGAAGGAGAACGCTCTGCAGACAGTGGGGACCGGCGAGCCCTGGTGCGACGTGGTCCTCACCATCCTTGCCGACGGGAGCGTTCTCCCCACGTTGGTCTTCTACAGAGGTCACGTCCAGCAGCCCGCCAACGTGCCTGAATCCATCATCCTGGAAGCGAAGGAGAACGGCTACAGCGACGACGAAGTCATGGAGCTGTGGGCGTCGCGAGTGTGGCAGAAGCACACCGAGTGCCAGAACAGCAAGGGCATGCTGGTGCTGGATTGCCACCGAACGCACCTCTCGGAGGAGGTACTGTCCCTGCTGAGCGCTTCCAGCACTCTCCCGGCTGTCGTACCCgctggctgcagctccaaaATCCAACCCCTGGATGTTTGTATAAAAAGGACTGTGAAAAATTTCTTGCATAAAAAGTGGAAAGAGCAAGCCAAGGAGATGGCGGACTCCACGTGCGATTCGGACATCCTTCTCCAGTTGGTTTTGTGTTGGCTGGCGGAGGTGCTGGAGGTCATCAGTGACTCTCCCGAACTCGTGCAGCAGTCCTTCCTGGTGGCCAGCGTGCTGCCGGGCCCGGACGGCACGGCCAACTCGCCCACGCGCAACGCCGACATGCAGGAGGAGCTGATCGCAGcgctggaggagcagctgaagttgggtgaggagcagcagccgcAGGAGGAGGCGGAGGGCGAGGATCAGCCCCAGAACGAGGAGTGTGCCGACCCCGAGATCCTCCATCAGCTCTTCGAGGGGGAGAGCGAGACTGAATCGTTTTACGGCTTTGAAGATGCCGAGTTGGATCTGATGGAAATCTGA